One Benincasa hispida cultivar B227 chromosome 5, ASM972705v1, whole genome shotgun sequence genomic window carries:
- the LOC120078079 gene encoding receptor-like serine/threonine-protein kinase ALE2 isoform X2: MPFSIMHLLLVLHSFDLLFSCSARLDSISFSFVPSKLRGNWIFKSSLGPSTAPAPSPGPRSAPLPIRRHRRRRVRPHMVAPTPSKDQGCDQICMEPLTAAPFGSPCGCVFPMKVRLLLDIAPYAVFPVMNELESEIAVGTYLEQSQVKIMGASADSQNQGRTMVDINLVPLGEKFDNTTAVLTYRRFWDKKVHLNMTLFGDYQVVYISYPGIPSSPPYGGYMGSAPSGSAGDLPITANFVNKSQKMNVKTIAIIALSAFVVLLVFIGALSIFFKWRKVGRPSSAVGPVFTSSINKRSGLGSALSSSIASSTSVSLISTMPTSLQSVKTFSLSELEKATDKFSSKRILGEGGFGRVYCGILEDGNEVAVKLLTRDNQNRDREFIAEVEMLSRLHHRNLVKLIGICIEGRTRCLVYELVHNGSVESHLHGIDKRKGPLDWDARLKIALGAARGLAYLHEDSNPRVIHRDFKASNVLLEVDFTPKVSDFGLAREATEGSEHISTRVMGTFGYVAPEYAMTGHLLVKSDVYSYGVVLLELLSGRKPVDMSQPHGEENLVTWARPLLTSREGLEQLVDPSLAGTYDFDDMAKVAAIASMCVHPEVTQRPFMGEVVQALKLIYNDTDETCADYCSQKESSARDSDFKGDLVPSDSSWWNAGGLTPRLTYGQASSFITMEYSSGPLEEMENRPFSTSSLVGDEISLPIRHGNRSGPLRTARSKPAFYRFSGSRSEHGGFLSRPSWNSNRFWV, from the exons ATGCCTTTCTCGATTATGCACCTTCTTTTGGTTCTTCATTCGTTCGATTTGCTTTTCTCTTGCTCAG CAAGGTTGGACTCGATAAGTTTTTCATTTGTGCCGTCAAAGTTACGTGGTAACTGGATATTTAAGTCTTCTTTGGGACCATCTACTGCTCCTGCACCCTCTCCAG GTCCTAGGAGTGCACCCTTGCCTATCCGACGTCATCGACGGCGTCGTGTACGGCCTCATATGGTTGCTCCTACCCCATCAAAAGACCAAG GTTGTGATCAAATATGCATGGAGCCCCTTACTGCAGCTCCCTTTGGTTCACCTTGTGGTTGTGTGTTTCCCATGAAAGTCAGACTTCTTCTGGATATAGCTCCATATGCTGTTTTTCCTGTGATGAACGAGCTTGAAAGTGAGATTGCAGTGGGGACTTACTTGGAGCAGAGCCAAGTGAAAATCATGGGTGCAAGTGCAGACAGTCAAAATCAAGGAAGAACTATGGTGGACATAAATTTAGTACCACTAGGAGAGAAGTTTGATAATACAACTGCAGTACTGACTTACAGAAGGTTTTGGGATAAAAAAGTGCATTTGAATATGACGCTTTTTGGTGATTATCAAGTTGTCTACATCAGCTATCCAG GGATTCCTTCTTCACCGCCATATGGAGGGTACATGGGAAGTGCTCCTAGTGGAAGTGCGGGTGACCTTCCCATTACTGCAAATTTTGTTAATAAGAGCCAGAAGATGAATGTCAAAACAATTGCCATCATAGCACTTTCAGCATTTGTTGTGTTATTAGTGTTCATTGGAGCTCTTTCCATCTTTTTTAAATGGAGAAAAGTTGGCAGGCCGTCTAGTGCTGTTGGCCCTGTCTTCACGTCATCAATTAACAAAAGATCTG GTCTAGGATCAGCATTATCAAGTAGCATTGCAAGCTCCACCTCTGTTTCCCTAATTTCCACAATGCCAACCAGTCTTCAATCTGTtaaaacattttcactttctGAACTTGAGAAAGCAACAGACAAGTTTAGTTCAAAAAGGATTTTAGGTGAAGGGGGATTTGGCCGTGTTTACTGTGGTATTTTGGAAGATGGAAATGAAGTTGCAGTTAAGTTGCTTACACGGGATAATCAGAATAGAGACCGTGAATTTATTGCAGAAGTTGAAATGTTGAGTAGACTTCATCATCGGAATCTCGTGAAACTGATTGGGATATGCATTGAAGGGCGAACTCGCTGCTTAGTTTATGAGCTTGTCCATAATGGCAGTGTTGAGTCTCACTTGCATG GCATTGACAAGAGAAAAGGACCCCTTGACTGGGACGCACGATTAAAGATTGCTCTTGGAGCAGCAAGAGGTTTGGCATATCTTCATGAAGATTCTAATCCCCGTGTAATTCACCGCGATTTCAAGGCAAGTAATGTTCTCTTGGAAGTTGACTTCACCCCCAAGGTTTCGGATTTTGGATTGGCCAGGGAAGCAACTGAAGGCAGTGAACATATCTCAACACGCGTGATGGGAACTTTCGG GTATGTAGCCCCTGAATATGCAATGACCGGGCACCTGCTTGTCAAAAGCGATGTTTACAGTTATGGAGTTGTGCTACTTGAACTTCTTTCAGGAAGAAAACCGGTGGACATGTCCCAACCACATGGTGAGGAAAACCTCGTGACATGGGCGCGGCCTCTATTGACCAGTAGAGAAGGTTTGGAGCAACTAGTAGATCCTTCTCTAGCTGGTACTTATGACTTCGATGACATGGCCAAGGTGGCTGCCATTGCTTCAATGTGCGTTCATCCAGAGGTGACTCAGAGGCCATTTATGGGAGAAGTTGTGCAGGCTCTTAAGCTGATATATAACGACACAGACGAGACATGTGCAGATTACTGCAGTCAAAAGGAGTCCTCTGCTCGGGACTCGGATTTCAAAGGCGACCTTGTCCCATCCGACAGCAGTTGGTGGAATGCCGGTGGCCTTACACCTCGACTGACATATGGTCAAGCCTCTTCCTTCATCACCATGGAATACAGCTCTGGCCCTCTTGAAGAGATGGAAAACCGTCCGTTTTCAACTTCAAGTTTAGTAGGCGACGAGATATCTTTGCCTATTCGGCATGGAAACAGGTCAGGTCCATTGCGAACCGCTCGAAGCAAACCTGCGTTTTATAGATTTTCAGGAAGTAGGAGCGAGCACGGAGGATTTCTTTCAAGGCCTTCTTGGAACAGCAACAGGTTTTGGGTTTGA
- the LOC120078079 gene encoding receptor-like serine/threonine-protein kinase ALE2 isoform X1 — MPFSIMHLLLVLHSFDLLFSCSGQSSVSPHIYLSPSLQPNLQTMTTEMSTEHARLDSISFSFVPSKLRGNWIFKSSLGPSTAPAPSPGPRSAPLPIRRHRRRRVRPHMVAPTPSKDQGCDQICMEPLTAAPFGSPCGCVFPMKVRLLLDIAPYAVFPVMNELESEIAVGTYLEQSQVKIMGASADSQNQGRTMVDINLVPLGEKFDNTTAVLTYRRFWDKKVHLNMTLFGDYQVVYISYPGIPSSPPYGGYMGSAPSGSAGDLPITANFVNKSQKMNVKTIAIIALSAFVVLLVFIGALSIFFKWRKVGRPSSAVGPVFTSSINKRSGLGSALSSSIASSTSVSLISTMPTSLQSVKTFSLSELEKATDKFSSKRILGEGGFGRVYCGILEDGNEVAVKLLTRDNQNRDREFIAEVEMLSRLHHRNLVKLIGICIEGRTRCLVYELVHNGSVESHLHGIDKRKGPLDWDARLKIALGAARGLAYLHEDSNPRVIHRDFKASNVLLEVDFTPKVSDFGLAREATEGSEHISTRVMGTFGYVAPEYAMTGHLLVKSDVYSYGVVLLELLSGRKPVDMSQPHGEENLVTWARPLLTSREGLEQLVDPSLAGTYDFDDMAKVAAIASMCVHPEVTQRPFMGEVVQALKLIYNDTDETCADYCSQKESSARDSDFKGDLVPSDSSWWNAGGLTPRLTYGQASSFITMEYSSGPLEEMENRPFSTSSLVGDEISLPIRHGNRSGPLRTARSKPAFYRFSGSRSEHGGFLSRPSWNSNRFWV; from the exons ATGCCTTTCTCGATTATGCACCTTCTTTTGGTTCTTCATTCGTTCGATTTGCTTTTCTCTTGCTCAG GACAATCTTCAGTTTCGCCACACATATACTTATCTCCTTCCTTACAGCCAAACTTGCAAACAATGACCACAGAAATGTCAACAGAGCATG CAAGGTTGGACTCGATAAGTTTTTCATTTGTGCCGTCAAAGTTACGTGGTAACTGGATATTTAAGTCTTCTTTGGGACCATCTACTGCTCCTGCACCCTCTCCAG GTCCTAGGAGTGCACCCTTGCCTATCCGACGTCATCGACGGCGTCGTGTACGGCCTCATATGGTTGCTCCTACCCCATCAAAAGACCAAG GTTGTGATCAAATATGCATGGAGCCCCTTACTGCAGCTCCCTTTGGTTCACCTTGTGGTTGTGTGTTTCCCATGAAAGTCAGACTTCTTCTGGATATAGCTCCATATGCTGTTTTTCCTGTGATGAACGAGCTTGAAAGTGAGATTGCAGTGGGGACTTACTTGGAGCAGAGCCAAGTGAAAATCATGGGTGCAAGTGCAGACAGTCAAAATCAAGGAAGAACTATGGTGGACATAAATTTAGTACCACTAGGAGAGAAGTTTGATAATACAACTGCAGTACTGACTTACAGAAGGTTTTGGGATAAAAAAGTGCATTTGAATATGACGCTTTTTGGTGATTATCAAGTTGTCTACATCAGCTATCCAG GGATTCCTTCTTCACCGCCATATGGAGGGTACATGGGAAGTGCTCCTAGTGGAAGTGCGGGTGACCTTCCCATTACTGCAAATTTTGTTAATAAGAGCCAGAAGATGAATGTCAAAACAATTGCCATCATAGCACTTTCAGCATTTGTTGTGTTATTAGTGTTCATTGGAGCTCTTTCCATCTTTTTTAAATGGAGAAAAGTTGGCAGGCCGTCTAGTGCTGTTGGCCCTGTCTTCACGTCATCAATTAACAAAAGATCTG GTCTAGGATCAGCATTATCAAGTAGCATTGCAAGCTCCACCTCTGTTTCCCTAATTTCCACAATGCCAACCAGTCTTCAATCTGTtaaaacattttcactttctGAACTTGAGAAAGCAACAGACAAGTTTAGTTCAAAAAGGATTTTAGGTGAAGGGGGATTTGGCCGTGTTTACTGTGGTATTTTGGAAGATGGAAATGAAGTTGCAGTTAAGTTGCTTACACGGGATAATCAGAATAGAGACCGTGAATTTATTGCAGAAGTTGAAATGTTGAGTAGACTTCATCATCGGAATCTCGTGAAACTGATTGGGATATGCATTGAAGGGCGAACTCGCTGCTTAGTTTATGAGCTTGTCCATAATGGCAGTGTTGAGTCTCACTTGCATG GCATTGACAAGAGAAAAGGACCCCTTGACTGGGACGCACGATTAAAGATTGCTCTTGGAGCAGCAAGAGGTTTGGCATATCTTCATGAAGATTCTAATCCCCGTGTAATTCACCGCGATTTCAAGGCAAGTAATGTTCTCTTGGAAGTTGACTTCACCCCCAAGGTTTCGGATTTTGGATTGGCCAGGGAAGCAACTGAAGGCAGTGAACATATCTCAACACGCGTGATGGGAACTTTCGG GTATGTAGCCCCTGAATATGCAATGACCGGGCACCTGCTTGTCAAAAGCGATGTTTACAGTTATGGAGTTGTGCTACTTGAACTTCTTTCAGGAAGAAAACCGGTGGACATGTCCCAACCACATGGTGAGGAAAACCTCGTGACATGGGCGCGGCCTCTATTGACCAGTAGAGAAGGTTTGGAGCAACTAGTAGATCCTTCTCTAGCTGGTACTTATGACTTCGATGACATGGCCAAGGTGGCTGCCATTGCTTCAATGTGCGTTCATCCAGAGGTGACTCAGAGGCCATTTATGGGAGAAGTTGTGCAGGCTCTTAAGCTGATATATAACGACACAGACGAGACATGTGCAGATTACTGCAGTCAAAAGGAGTCCTCTGCTCGGGACTCGGATTTCAAAGGCGACCTTGTCCCATCCGACAGCAGTTGGTGGAATGCCGGTGGCCTTACACCTCGACTGACATATGGTCAAGCCTCTTCCTTCATCACCATGGAATACAGCTCTGGCCCTCTTGAAGAGATGGAAAACCGTCCGTTTTCAACTTCAAGTTTAGTAGGCGACGAGATATCTTTGCCTATTCGGCATGGAAACAGGTCAGGTCCATTGCGAACCGCTCGAAGCAAACCTGCGTTTTATAGATTTTCAGGAAGTAGGAGCGAGCACGGAGGATTTCTTTCAAGGCCTTCTTGGAACAGCAACAGGTTTTGGGTTTGA